AAATAAGGGACCATCTGAGATGTGGTCTAATTAACAATAGTTTAAACCTGAAGCCAAACAAACCACCAAAATGACTTCGAGAAAAACTGGGTGTCTTTGCATCGAAAATATTTGCGTTTTAATTTCGTAGATTTGTATTAAAAACTAGATTTTATTATCAAGATCAATTTGATTTGGTTAGTGAAATGTAAGATTACAGGAAGATAATCTATGGAAGTGAATCGGACTAGAGACTGCAACGGATTAGATCAATTTGTGGTTTAAGCTCAAGAACTTGTTTCTTACACCAATCAGTGGATCTATGGTGACAACTAAACCCCTCTTCTCTCATCTTTTTACATCCAATAAAATTGTTCTTGTTCCTTACCCCAAACAATAAAAAAGGAAAACAGGTAGTATGGATAAAAACTCAGTTAGTTATCAGAGCAGAAGTAGTAAGTATGAAATGAGATTATTGAATTCAGAATGTTTCTTTGTTTTGCATGGAAGTTGCAGATTCTAGATATTGGCTGGTTTTTTTTTTGAGAAACAGAGGATATATGTAATATACTAATATATATGGCTTAGTATTTCTTACAACCTTTTGATTATCTATTTCAAGGCTGGTCCAGAGATTTTGGGGCCAGAAGACGACTTAGCAAAAATTTCAGTAAATATTTTTTTAAATTTGAAAGTTTTTTTTACAAATTTAATTGTTTTTTCAAAAAAATTGGAATCCTGAACATAATATTTCATCGGGCTTTACCTAGGACTGGCCACCTCTTTACATGCAAAGACCCATTCAAACACCGACAAAAACGACGTAAATCTGATCAGATGATGGCGCAGTGTAAACGTAATTGTACTTGAAGATAATTGATTTCATATAATACCAATAATCAATAGTGAAAGAACCTAAAAACCACCAAATATAGAAAGAAGCACAATAAACAATAAAAAAAAACAATAGTAAAAGAAAATATCCTATGAGCAGAAGCAGCTTGCTGGGAAGTCCACTCGGTGCCTGCGACATTTATCAATAGTGAATGCCACGAAAGTAGCACACAACATGGTTGCTATCATCAATCGAAAGGCCATGATAAAGGTGATCGCTGATATCCCTTCCAATTGGCTGTATCGAGTTGGGAATATAGTAGCGTATGATGCTAACATAGCGACACTTAAAACCGCCACTGACCCATAAATCAACTTCCACATTGGGAGTCCAATTATGAGGAGTATGATCACATAGAGAGATGATAGGAAAGCAAATCCGTTGAAGGCAAGAAAAAATAAGGCCATGTTAAAAGACATGGTCATCTGTCCAGCGTGGTGAACATTCTTAGCGGTGGTAGGATTTGATGAACTTTCCTGCCAAACTCCGCCAGGAGGACTGAGACCAACCTGGTAAGTAGCTGTTACTATCAGTACAGCAACAACAAGTATTGCATCGTTTCGTTTGCTATTCTTTAGAGACCTCTCTCGAATTGAGCTTAAGTTGCTCATCCCCAAGAATTTGTTTCGTTTCTCCATAAACGTTAGATTTTTTCTCAAGTATTCTGCAAGAGTCGTTGTGGAACCAGAAAGTAGTCTTTCTTTAACACTGTGGAGAAGTCTTCTTCCTTTAGGAAAGCAAGGAGATTGGTAAGTTTGTAGTATGTCCATAGCAGTTTTGCCATCCAAGTTCTTGGCTTTTAATTTAGCAGTTTTACACAGCAACTTTATCATCTGCAAAACTCGAGTACACCTCAAGCGTATATAACTCTAGGATAAATATTCCTAAATTGGTAAGAATTTGAGATTAAAAAAAAATACTTAGGTCACAGAAACACAGAGACTTTTATAAGAACTAAAGCAAAGCCTCACAAAATTTCTAGTTCCGTCACAACAATGATGTATGAACAAGAATTTTGGTGAAAAAGAAAAACATTTTTTAATACTAGGAGGTTCGGACCGAAGCCCGTAATCCCCCGGGCCGTAAAGAGAAACATTTTTACCTCAGTATTATATATAGATGCAGCAATATGGAAGACGGTGTTACCATCTTCATCTTTCCACTCTAAGATTTCTTCCTTGTATACTCTCTTGAGCCATCCCAATAGAACCTTAAATGCCATCAACTGGTGGTTCTTCACGGCAACGTGCACAGCTGTCTCACACTTAATCGTTAGATCTTCAATGGAAGAAGGATAAGCAAACAAGAACTCACTCAACAACTCTGCATCACCCATTCGAGCAACGTGATGCAAAGGAGTAACCCTTCCTCTTCCCTTGATGCTGACTAAGCTGCTGTCGAGTGCTACAAAACCTCTCACCATTCGGCTATGGTTGTTTTGTAGAGCTAAATGAATCGGGCAGAAACCTGACACGTTTAGCTTTGAAGCAAGGGACGGCTTCAGGGTCATTAATTCCATGGCAAAATGTGTTTTTCCTTTTTCAGCTGCAATGTGTAGTGGCGTCTCGCAAAAAGGCACTCTATCAAAGTGATCTAGAATGTTCGGATCTTCTGCTATCATTTCGTAGAGTCTCTCTATATCCCCGTCTTGAGCCGCCTTCTTAATTTTCTCATAGATGTTTTCATCTTGATCAGTGCTCGTACTCGAACTCCCATTCAGATTTTCATCTTGAGCTACCTTATTTGATACGCTAGTGACATCCACAACAATCGACATAGCTTCACTAGTCATTCAGGCTTCTGCTCCCTCCACAGTTTGTTTATTTTTACTTCTGGCTCCTGCAACATACGCTTAAGTAAAAAACAGAAAGTCTCCATTCAACTACTTTGGATTTGAAACACTTCGAGTATTTGAGTCTCAGACCACTCAGTTTTACACATCAAACACTTTGTGATAAGAATATGGGTATATGCATGCACTGAGTGATCTGAGACTTGAATAATCAAAGTCATTTTGTTGACTTGAGACTTTATGGCAATTAGATGAATTAATGGCATTTAATGAGTGATAGGAATTTTTCTAAAATTAAATTTAGTTAGGTCGTCACTAAGATGGTGTAAGCATACATAAAATCGAAAGCGGATACACATAAACGGGTACACAAAAAAATGAAACCGTATGGAAGTGAAAATTAGATCTTTTAGAAAGTTAGAAAGTATGCATAGTTGGAAGCGTATAAACAAACTTTTGTATATATATAAAAAGTATACGAAAGTAATTTTGTAAAATCATAACTAAATGTATTTATTCAAAATCAAGAATAAACATCACTTATTATTTTTAATAATTTATAGCAAGTCAACAGACTTCATACTATGTTGTGAAACATAATATTACATTCCTTATTTATTTAATAACTAGATGTTTTGTCCGCACATACGGACTTAATTAATTTATAAATACTTATCAGTATATGTGTCATAAATTTGAAAACATTATGATAATTTTTCTTTATATTCTTAATCTTTTTTATTTTCTCCTACTTTTTTTGTTCATCTTTGTCTTAATAACCACCACTAAAATTTATATAACGATAAGAATCACATATCAAATATACAAAGTATATAAAAAAAATAGACATTCTTTTTTAACCCTCATTACCTATATAAATCTATACTATTAAAGCAGGATCCTATTGTCATAATTACCTTAGGGGCATGTTTCCTTCACTAACATTGCATGTTTCATTAAGGGCAATTAAGTAATATTAATAACAAATCTATATTGGGTCATTATTTTTGGATCCAGCCCAAATCAAATCTCTCTTGGGCCATTTGGGCCTATTAAAAAATCAGATTCAATTCTCACCTTTTTTTTCCTTTGGACCATTGAGTCCAAGTTCAAATAATTTTTTTTCAACTATTCTTAATTATTATTTTTTTCTTTTCTTAATATAATTTAAGCATTTATAATAATAATTGAATTTTTTTATTGAAAAGTATAAATCTTTATTAAAAGTATATAATTTTTTAATTAAAATATTAACCCCATAATAAAATTAATTTATCAGAGTTATACCAACTTAATTCATTAAAAAAATAAAATTTAATTTTTTTAACATAAATAGTCATTTAAAATGAAATACGATAAATAAAGATAAATTTTTTAAGTCTTTTATAAAATAAAACACAAATATTTTTTTTTCAACTATTCTTAATTATTATTTTTTCTTTTCTTAATATAATTTAAGCATTCATAAAAATAATTGAATTTTTTTATTGAAAAGTATAAATCTTTATTAAAAGTATATAATTTTTTAATTAAAATATTAACCCCATAATAAAATTAATTTATCAGAGTTATACCAACTTAATTCATTAAAAAAATAAAGTTTAATTTTTTTAACATAAATAGTCATTTAAAATGAAATACGATAAATAAAGATAAATTTTTTAAGTCTTTTATAAAATAAAACATAAATATATGAAAATGTGACATACTAAATATTTGTCAATTGAAAAAAAAAAACAAAAATAAATCCGCGCTTTCAAAGCGCGGGTCAGAATCTAGTTACTTCTTTAAACCTGTAACATTCGTGAAACTACTAAAACAAATTTGAAACACAAAACGAAGAATAAAAAAAGAAAATAAACAATTAAGTTAAAAATTTTGGTAACTTAGAAAAAATTATAAAAGAAGAAAAATGAGATAAATGATAATATTTCTTTGCCTACTCGATAAATATATACACATATTTCTTAATATTTTATAGATTTTATTTTTATGAAAGAAAGTAGATAACCATTATCATTAGGAAATTCAAAACATCATTACGTAGTATCAAACCAAAAATTTCTAACAAAACAAACAATTACTACGCATGTCCTTTTTTCTTTTGACAATTTTTATTATAACTAATTAATTTATATGTATTATAAAATGAATAAACAAATTATTCAATAATATTAACCATTCTAACTTTTGCAAAAATGACTTCTCAAATAATAGTATAGATTTTTAATATTAATCCGAAATTAATACCAAAAATAAGAATCAACCAACATATATAAAAAAAAAAGTTAATTAATTGGCCTGTTCTTTTTTAGGTTTGTCTTTGAATTAACCCTTACTCTAGTTGCTTAATAATTTATAAATAATAATATAGATAATTCAAACTAATAATTTTGCTAATATTAATTAAAAATATGACAAATAAGCAACGATTAATTAAAATTATTGAGAATATGAAAAATAAAAAAAAATAACATAAAATCATAGAGAATATGACAAATCAGCAAACTCACTTCTTAATTTCAGGTGTGTCTTTGAATTAACCCTTACTCCTACTTGCTTAATAATTTATAAATAATTATATAGATAGATAATTCAAACTAATGATTTAGCTAAAATTAATTAAAAACATGACAATAAACAAAATAAACTAAAATCATGGAGAATATGACAAATCAGAAAAATTACTTCTTAAATAATAGTATAGATTTATATCAAGTCAACATATCCTTTTATGCTCTTTGTTTCAATACTAGTAAGATTTAGATTTTTATATAGATTAAAGAACAAATAAAAAATAATATTACATCCCTTATTTATTTATAACATCTCCTTTAAATTTGAGAAACATTGATGTGTCGTCGCCATAATGTTTTTCACAAAAATAACTGACGTGTTAGTGTCATTATCATAATGCTTCTAACAAAAAAAGTAGATTATGTGTGACTAAAAATTTTCATATGCATTTTCACATAACACATTAAATAAAATTTCCATTAAATTAATTGTAATAAATTACACCAAAATTTAACCCATTGAAATTTCCTTAAGCTGTGTAGTACATTTTTCAAACAAGGATAGAGTTTGTAATAAAGAAGCAGTTGGGAAATTCCGTTTATTCCTTGGGTATGTCAATGACTTTTACAAGGAGCGAATTTACAATTCTTTTGAAAAGTATGAATGAGCATTCGTACTAACATTTGGACAAAAAATTAATCACGCATGACTCATGACTTATGACTTATGACTTATATCTTAGATCATTTTATCCCTAAACCCCCATTTGAGGTTCTTATTATTATTATTTTTTTTTTTTACAAAAAAAATTAAAAACTAATCAA
This genomic interval from Brassica oleracea var. oleracea cultivar TO1000 chromosome C2, BOL, whole genome shotgun sequence contains the following:
- the LOC106323376 gene encoding uncharacterized protein LOC106323376 — encoded protein: MTSEAMSIVVDVTSVSNKVAQDENLNGSSSTSTDQDENIYEKIKKAAQDGDIERLYEMIAEDPNILDHFDRVPFCETPLHIAAEKGKTHFAMELMTLKPSLASKLNVSGFCPIHLALQNNHSRMVRGFVALDSSLVSIKGRGRVTPLHHVARMGDAELLSEFLFAYPSSIEDLTIKCETAVHVAVKNHQLMAFKVLLGWLKRVYKEEILEWKDEDGNTVFHIAASIYNTEMIKLLCKTAKLKAKNLDGKTAMDILQTYQSPCFPKGRRLLHSVKERLLSGSTTTLAEYLRKNLTFMEKRNKFLGMSNLSSIRERSLKNSKRNDAILVVAVLIVTATYQVGLSPPGGVWQESSSNPTTAKNVHHAGQMTMSFNMALFFLAFNGFAFLSSLYVIILLIIGLPMWKLIYGSVAVLSVAMLASYATIFPTRYSQLEGISAITFIMAFRLMIATMLCATFVAFTIDKCRRHRVDFPASCFCS